In one window of Sulfitobacter sp. HNIBRBA3233 DNA:
- a CDS encoding TRAP transporter small permease subunit: FVRLQGWANRWVAALAVLFGWVTLTAGIQYVLRTAGQKSAALQIPIEALYLCVPVCGTLFILHGAALLLVQPNPAEATA; the protein is encoded by the coding sequence TTTCGTGCGCCTGCAAGGCTGGGCCAATCGCTGGGTCGCCGCCTTAGCCGTTCTGTTCGGCTGGGTCACGCTGACCGCAGGCATCCAGTATGTGCTACGCACGGCCGGGCAAAAGAGTGCTGCGCTTCAGATTCCCATAGAAGCGCTTTATCTTTGTGTGCCGGTCTGTGGCACACTTTTCATTCTGCACGGGGCAGCCCTGCTTCTTGTGCAACCGAATCCCGCCGAGGCAACCGCATGA